One Thalassospira marina DNA window includes the following coding sequences:
- the argE gene encoding acetylornithine deacetylase, with translation MTQTNMSRLHLAIDILGKLVAFDTTSKNSNLALIAYVQDYLAQYDIETTLFHDETGEKANLLATIGPKDVPGIVLSGHTDVVPALEKGWQSPAFDMTERDGKLFGRGTADMKGFAACVLALVPELVKQDLAVPFHLCLSYDEEVGCLGVGSMVDHLAKLDHPPRLAVIGEPTEMKVINGQKGKYSMRVTVTGTAGHSSFAPHHVNAIEYASRAIAIISDVAREFETNGPFDHDFTVPHSTMLTTTISGGTATNVTPDQCEFTFEIRHLPDHDAASVIEQIKARVTETLESEMKAREADTGFEWEEIFHYPGMGDCTGADSFAFVKNIIADVSGKVSYGSEGGIFEKQGNIPSIICGPGSIAQAHKRNEFVEISQLDECLAFLEKLGSQAVAQPS, from the coding sequence ATGACGCAAACCAACATGTCCCGCCTGCATCTTGCCATTGATATCCTCGGCAAGCTGGTGGCGTTTGACACGACCAGCAAGAACTCGAATCTCGCCCTGATCGCATATGTGCAGGATTACCTGGCACAATACGATATCGAAACGACCCTGTTTCACGATGAAACAGGCGAAAAGGCCAACCTTTTGGCCACCATTGGCCCCAAGGATGTGCCAGGTATTGTCCTTTCCGGTCATACCGATGTGGTGCCGGCCCTGGAAAAAGGCTGGCAAAGCCCGGCTTTTGATATGACGGAACGCGACGGCAAGCTGTTTGGCCGTGGCACGGCCGATATGAAAGGCTTTGCCGCCTGCGTGCTTGCCCTGGTGCCCGAACTGGTCAAACAGGACCTGGCGGTTCCGTTCCACCTGTGCCTTTCCTATGACGAAGAAGTGGGGTGCCTTGGTGTTGGCAGCATGGTGGATCATCTGGCAAAACTCGATCATCCGCCGCGTCTGGCCGTTATTGGCGAGCCGACCGAAATGAAGGTCATCAATGGCCAGAAGGGCAAATATTCCATGCGTGTGACCGTCACGGGTACCGCCGGGCATTCGTCCTTTGCGCCCCATCACGTCAATGCCATTGAATATGCATCGCGCGCCATTGCCATCATTTCCGATGTCGCCCGCGAATTTGAAACCAATGGCCCGTTTGACCATGATTTCACCGTGCCCCACAGCACCATGCTGACCACCACCATTTCCGGCGGCACGGCAACCAATGTGACGCCCGATCAATGCGAATTCACCTTTGAAATTCGCCACCTGCCCGACCATGACGCCGCCAGCGTGATCGAACAGATCAAGGCGCGCGTGACCGAAACGCTGGAAAGCGAAATGAAAGCCCGCGAAGCCGATACCGGCTTTGAATGGGAAGAAATCTTTCATTATCCGGGCATGGGTGACTGCACGGGTGCGGACAGCTTTGCCTTTGTCAAAAACATCATCGCCGATGTTTCGGGCAAGGTTTCCTATGGTTCCGAAGGCGGGATCTTTGAAAAGCAGGGCAATATCCCCTCGATCATCTGTGGTCCCGGCTCGATCGCGCAGGCCCACAAACGCAACGAATTTGTCGAGATCTCCCAACTCGACGAATGCCTGGCTTTCCTGGAGAAGCTGGGCAGTCAGGCGGTTGCCCAACCGTCCTGA
- a CDS encoding tripartite tricarboxylate transporter permease, with translation MWNELLGAFAAVATLPNFIAMAAGIWGGVIIGAIPGMTGTMAVTLALPFTFYLPPVTSLLLLVALYKGSTYGGSISAILIKTPGTASAACTVLDGYPLAREGKGGKALNMALVSSCIGDFISNISLIFLAAPLAMFALRVGPPEYFMLMAFSLTIVASISGRSLLLGIVSACLGLLLATVGEDMYGSFRFALSEDMKSGLGVVPVLIGLFALPEMIKLAVFRPEENTQAMKLGDNRLTMSEFRGSLKSIIRGSLIGVVLGAIPGIGPSTAAFFSYSEARRTSKNGDRFGEGELEGVAASESANNGCCGATMIPLLALGVPGDVITGVMLGAFMIHGLTPGPLLFQNNIGEVYSLFIGMLFSSLFLFVAGKLTASGFAKISRIPQQVLLPCIVILCVFGIYSVASSPFDVAVLLVMGIVGFVMMVLNIPAAPFLIAFILGPMFEDNMRRSLAISRGDLGVFFQSWISWGFFALTILFVALTIRREWQKWRSTSRAAN, from the coding sequence ATGTGGAATGAATTGCTAGGCGCCTTTGCCGCCGTTGCGACACTGCCCAATTTCATCGCCATGGCCGCCGGGATCTGGGGTGGGGTCATTATCGGCGCCATCCCCGGCATGACCGGCACAATGGCTGTCACCCTGGCGCTGCCCTTTACCTTTTACCTGCCGCCTGTCACCAGCCTGCTGCTGCTGGTTGCCCTTTACAAGGGGTCAACCTATGGCGGGTCAATTTCGGCCATTCTGATCAAAACGCCAGGCACCGCATCGGCGGCCTGTACGGTTCTCGATGGTTATCCGCTTGCCCGTGAAGGCAAAGGCGGCAAGGCGCTGAATATGGCGCTGGTTTCAAGCTGCATTGGCGACTTTATTTCCAACATTTCGCTGATCTTTCTGGCGGCCCCACTGGCGATGTTTGCCCTGCGTGTCGGCCCACCGGAATATTTCATGCTGATGGCCTTTTCGCTGACCATCGTTGCCAGCATTTCCGGCCGTTCGCTGCTGCTTGGTATTGTTTCGGCCTGTCTTGGTCTGTTGCTGGCAACCGTTGGCGAGGACATGTATGGCTCGTTCCGCTTTGCCCTTAGCGAAGATATGAAAAGCGGCCTTGGCGTTGTCCCGGTGCTGATTGGCCTGTTTGCCCTGCCTGAAATGATCAAGCTGGCGGTTTTCCGGCCCGAAGAAAACACCCAGGCGATGAAACTGGGTGATAACCGGCTGACCATGTCGGAATTTCGCGGCAGCCTGAAATCGATCATTCGCGGCAGCCTGATTGGCGTTGTTCTGGGGGCTATCCCCGGTATCGGCCCGTCGACCGCAGCCTTTTTCTCCTATAGCGAAGCGCGCCGCACCTCGAAAAACGGGGATCGCTTTGGCGAAGGCGAACTTGAAGGCGTTGCAGCATCGGAATCGGCCAATAATGGCTGCTGCGGTGCCACCATGATCCCGCTTCTCGCCCTTGGTGTTCCGGGTGACGTGATTACGGGTGTCATGCTGGGTGCCTTCATGATCCACGGTCTTACGCCCGGCCCGCTTCTGTTCCAGAACAATATCGGCGAAGTTTATTCGCTGTTTATCGGCATGCTGTTCAGCTCGCTGTTCCTGTTTGTCGCAGGCAAACTTACCGCCAGCGGCTTTGCCAAGATTTCGCGTATTCCCCAGCAGGTACTGCTGCCCTGTATCGTTATTCTGTGCGTGTTTGGCATTTATTCGGTGGCTTCCAGCCCGTTTGATGTCGCCGTGCTGCTGGTGATGGGGATTGTCGGCTTTGTCATGATGGTGCTGAACATTCCCGCAGCTCCCTTCCTGATCGCCTTCATCCTTGGGCCGATGTTTGAAGACAATATGCGCCGGTCGCTGGCGATTTCGCGCGGTGATCTGGGTGTGTTTTTCCAGTCCTGGATTTCATGGGGCTTCTTTGCCCTGACCATTCTGTTCGTGGCCCTGACCATTCGCCGCGAATGGCAAAAATGGCGCAGCACAAGCCGCGCCGCCAATTAA